A region from the Vicia villosa cultivar HV-30 ecotype Madison, WI linkage group LG3, Vvil1.0, whole genome shotgun sequence genome encodes:
- the LOC131659331 gene encoding protein RKD1-like, with product MENVDQLPVWKYDHAMQDYDPILPPFPSSYDNHNNYLYRGNSSDDYISKDWLSHYGFPMHDTHFDAIPVKEYCHPEYQYETFPNEISTQISIQDYGFCDAKNEVSTWSEFDAGFISEKNMFSIGNNIGEKNAMENVKGKRCREENTNSARMLTRKNISEFFYMPISQAARQLNVGLTHLKKRCRDLGIQRWPHRKLMSLQTLIKNVQEQGNENDEKIRNAVEILQKEMKKVEEKPDLQLEENTKRLRQACFKANYKKRRLMVMRLMDQQHSSLSESESVNNYKME from the exons ATGGAGAATGTTGATCAACTCCCTGTTTGGAAATATGATCATGCAATGCAAGATTATGATCCAATTCTACCTCCTTTTCCATCTTCATATGATAATCATAATAATTATCTTTAcag AGGCAACTCAAGTGATGATTATATTTCAAAAGATTGGTTGTCACATTATGGATTTCCCATGCATGATACCCATTTTGATGCTATCCCTGTCAAGGAATATTGTCATCCTGAATACCAATATGAGACTTTTCCTAATGAAATATCAACACAAATAAGCATACAAG ACTATGGTTTTTGTGATGCTAAAAATGAGGTTTCAACGTGGAGTGAATTTGATGCTGGGTTTATTTCCGAGAAAAATATGTTTTCTATTGGCAACAATATTGGAGAAAAGAATGCAATGGAAAATGTGAAGGGTAAACGATGTAGAGAAGAGAATACTAATAGTGCAAGAATGTTAACTAGGAAGAATATTTCTGAGTTCTTCTACATGCCGATATCTCAAGCTGCAAGACAACTCAATGTTGGACTTACACATTTGAAGAAAAGGTGTAGGGATCTTGGAATTCAAAGGTGGCCACATAGGAAACTAATGAGTCTTCAAACCCTAATTAAGAATGTTCAA GAGCAGGGtaatgaaaatgatgaaaaaataaggAATGCAGTGGAAATATTGCAGAAAGAAATGAAGAAGGTGGAGGAAAAACCAGATTTGCAACTTGAAGAAAACACAAAAAGGCTTAGACAAGCATGTTTCAAGGCTAATTACAAGAAGAGAAGATTAATGGTCATGAGATTAATGGATCAGCAGCATTCTTCTTTAAGTGAGAGTGAAAGTGTTAATAATTACAAAATGGAATAg
- the LOC131659330 gene encoding uncharacterized protein LOC131659330 has product MGEEDNIAGYVSKVHILIHLMKSCGETLTDKMIVDKAMRTLTSHFDHAIVAIQESNNIETMKLGDLFGLLEAHKLWIVERKTLQESIQALQADDRDYESSKRGEGNSYQKDKEEKKVADDHVDSKIWFRDTRCSNHMTGSKLWLANFDESKKSKGKIADNSSLQAEGNADINIQRSNGAKSMKFWYTDLRYPNRCRDINL; this is encoded by the exons ATGGGCGAAGAAGATAATATTGCAGGCTATGTGTCGAAGGTGCATATTTTGATTCATCTAATGAAAAGCTGTGGTGAAACCCTTActgataagatgatagttgaTAAGGCAATGCGTACATtgacctctcactttgatcacGCTATAgtagctattcaagaatccaatAATATTGAAACCATGAAATTGGGAGATTTGTTTGGTTTGTTAGAGGCGCATAAGTTATGGATTGTCGAGAGGAAAACACTTCAAGAATCGATACAAGCTCTGCAG GCCGATGATAGGGATTATGAATCCTCGAAAAGAGGAGAAGGGAACTCCTATCAGAAagacaaagaagagaaaaaag TTGCAGATGACCATGTTGACTCCAAAATATGGTTCCGCGATACACGTTGCTCGAATCACATGACTGGTAGCAAATTATGGTTAGCAAATTTTGATGAGTCGAAGAAGAGTAAGGGCAAAATTGCTGATAATAGCTCGCTACAAGCAGAAGGTAATGCCGACATAAATATTCAAAGGAGCAATGGAGCAAAATCTATGAAATTCTGGTATACAGATCTCAGATATCCTAATAGATGTCGAGACATTAATCTTTAA